Proteins encoded within one genomic window of Variovorax sp. OAS795:
- a CDS encoding biotin carboxylase N-terminal domain-containing protein: MKRILIANRGEIACRIIRAARDLNIETIAVYSDADAGSLHCEMADFAVRIGPGPASESYLNVDAVLGAGLQHEAQGVHPGYGFLSENTAFARAAERHGIRWIGPTPESIEEMGDKHRARSIAHACGVPVLPGSRAFLPGEDADLLELEAARVGFPLLVKAAGGGGGIGMKRVDAPAALAAAVASTQSQASKAFNDASVYLERFVPRARHIEVQVFGFGDGSAIHLFERDCSVQRRFQKIVEESPAPGLAPDVLDRMLASAVSLTAGQRYRGAGTVEFILDADSQAFYFLEMNTRIQVEHGVTEAVTGRDLVRDQILLAAGMLERTPQAEIRRHGAAIECRVYAENPLKNFLPSPGLLERFVLPSGIDGLRVDTGVREGDSISPFYDPMIAKLIASASTRAQALQRMDEALRSIEIVGIRHNTAFLRQVIGHPTFQAGAVDTNFVDREKQALLARLNEHASGAGSLKATS, encoded by the coding sequence ATGAAGAGAATCCTGATCGCCAATCGCGGCGAGATCGCCTGCCGCATCATCCGGGCGGCGCGCGATCTGAACATCGAAACGATCGCGGTCTATTCAGACGCGGATGCCGGCTCCCTGCACTGCGAGATGGCCGACTTCGCGGTTCGCATCGGCCCGGGTCCTGCAAGCGAAAGCTACCTGAATGTCGATGCGGTTCTTGGGGCCGGCCTGCAGCACGAGGCCCAGGGGGTGCATCCGGGCTACGGCTTCCTTTCCGAGAACACCGCCTTTGCGCGGGCCGCGGAACGCCATGGGATTCGATGGATCGGACCCACGCCGGAATCGATCGAAGAGATGGGCGACAAGCACCGTGCGCGAAGCATCGCCCACGCGTGCGGCGTTCCGGTGCTGCCAGGCAGCCGTGCCTTTCTCCCAGGCGAAGACGCGGACCTGCTGGAACTCGAAGCGGCGCGTGTCGGCTTTCCCTTGCTGGTCAAGGCGGCAGGGGGCGGCGGCGGCATCGGCATGAAGCGGGTGGACGCGCCCGCGGCCCTGGCGGCGGCCGTTGCGTCGACCCAGTCGCAGGCTTCGAAAGCCTTCAACGACGCTTCCGTCTACCTGGAGCGCTTCGTGCCGCGCGCCCGGCACATCGAGGTGCAGGTTTTCGGCTTTGGCGACGGTAGCGCGATCCATCTTTTCGAACGCGACTGCTCCGTGCAGCGGCGGTTCCAGAAGATCGTGGAAGAGAGCCCTGCGCCGGGCCTGGCGCCCGATGTGCTCGACCGGATGCTCGCCAGCGCCGTCTCGCTCACGGCGGGCCAGCGCTACCGCGGCGCCGGAACTGTCGAGTTCATCCTGGACGCGGACAGCCAGGCCTTCTACTTTCTTGAAATGAACACCCGCATCCAGGTGGAGCACGGGGTCACCGAAGCGGTGACCGGCAGGGACCTGGTGCGCGACCAGATCCTGCTGGCTGCGGGAATGCTGGAGCGCACGCCGCAGGCAGAGATCCGCCGCCACGGTGCCGCCATCGAGTGCCGTGTGTATGCCGAGAATCCCCTGAAGAACTTCCTTCCATCGCCTGGCCTGCTCGAACGGTTCGTCCTGCCTTCGGGAATCGATGGCCTGCGCGTGGACACGGGGGTGCGCGAAGGGGATTCGATCAGTCCGTTCTACGACCCGATGATCGCGAAGCTCATCGCTTCGGCCTCCACCCGTGCGCAAGCATTGCAGCGCATGGACGAGGCCCTGCGATCCATCGAGATCGTGGGCATACGCCACAACACGGCCTTCCTGCGGCAAGTCATCGGCCATCCCACCTTCCAGGCCGGCGCAGTCGACACGAACTTCGTCGATCGCGAAAAACAGGCCCTGCTGGCGCGCCTGAATGAGCACGCGAGCGGCGCCGGTTCACTGAAAGCCACGTCATGA
- the pxpB gene encoding 5-oxoprolinase subunit PxpB, translated as MSGVEALAENQAPWRMAPSGDSCLVVEARPLAGSAGGRWPAAAAAVLREAGLPGVMDIVAAMATVAIHYRPESIPCLAATGETPYQAVARQVGAVLQGLDCRHRASTRLVEVPVCYGGEHGPDLETVADACGLSPRALVDLHAGAEVEVQMIGFAPGHPYIGTFDERLAPPRRAQPRTAVPVGSVGLANRQSVIYPFTLPGGWNLIGRTPLMLFDAARDPACLLEAGDRIRFMPISAGEFEAMGSQRP; from the coding sequence ATGAGCGGCGTCGAAGCACTCGCCGAAAACCAAGCGCCTTGGCGAATGGCACCTTCGGGCGACAGCTGTCTCGTGGTGGAGGCACGACCGCTTGCCGGCAGTGCTGGCGGGCGGTGGCCGGCAGCCGCGGCGGCCGTATTGCGCGAGGCCGGGTTGCCGGGCGTGATGGACATCGTGGCGGCCATGGCGACCGTGGCAATCCACTACCGGCCGGAATCGATCCCGTGCCTCGCGGCGACTGGCGAGACGCCCTACCAGGCCGTGGCACGCCAGGTCGGTGCGGTGCTCCAGGGTCTTGATTGCCGCCATCGCGCCTCCACGCGCCTGGTCGAGGTTCCGGTCTGCTACGGCGGCGAGCACGGCCCCGATCTCGAGACAGTGGCCGATGCATGCGGACTGTCGCCCCGGGCCCTGGTCGATCTGCATGCCGGCGCGGAGGTCGAGGTCCAGATGATCGGCTTCGCGCCCGGCCACCCCTACATCGGCACTTTCGACGAACGATTGGCACCCCCGCGGCGCGCGCAGCCCCGAACAGCCGTGCCGGTCGGCTCCGTCGGGCTCGCCAATCGGCAGAGCGTGATCTATCCCTTCACGCTCCCCGGCGGATGGAACCTCATCGGCCGGACCCCACTGATGCTGTTCGACGCGGCCCGCGATCCGGCCTGCTTGCTCGAGGCAGGCGACCGCATCCGTTTCATGCCCATCTCGGCGGGCGAGTTCGAAGCCATGGGGAGCCAGCGACCATGA
- a CDS encoding amino acid ABC transporter substrate-binding protein, with protein sequence MTKSNTTSVALAAMLAAVCGSAAAQPSETLGKVKESGSITMGVRDASGAMSFTTGPGKYTGFHVEICERVVADIRKAVQLDKIDVKYQLVTPQNRIPLVQNGTVDIECGTTTNNAARQKDVAFAPTLYVEGIRIAVKAGSGIAAPAQLAGKTVAATTGSTSVQALRKLGRDGVGGVSEVLSKDNSEGFLLLEGGRADGFVADGQILATLISKSKEPEKYKLLDQVLGVEPIAIMFRKGDPAFKKVVDDSILALARSGEVPRLYDKWFMQPIPPNGSKVGLPANAMTKAAWAAPSDKPLEAYEAR encoded by the coding sequence ATGACCAAGAGCAACACGACGTCCGTGGCACTGGCTGCCATGCTGGCCGCGGTCTGCGGCTCTGCCGCGGCGCAGCCCTCCGAGACCCTGGGCAAGGTCAAGGAGTCCGGCTCCATCACCATGGGCGTGCGCGATGCATCGGGCGCCATGTCGTTCACCACGGGGCCCGGCAAGTACACGGGCTTCCATGTGGAGATCTGCGAGCGGGTCGTCGCCGACATCAGGAAGGCTGTGCAGCTCGACAAGATCGATGTGAAGTACCAGCTCGTGACGCCCCAGAACCGGATTCCCCTGGTGCAGAACGGCACGGTCGACATCGAGTGCGGGACGACGACCAACAACGCCGCGCGGCAGAAGGACGTCGCGTTCGCGCCCACCTTGTATGTCGAGGGCATCCGGATCGCCGTCAAGGCAGGTTCGGGCATCGCAGCCCCGGCGCAGCTGGCCGGCAAGACGGTGGCGGCCACCACCGGCAGCACCAGCGTGCAGGCGCTGCGAAAGCTCGGGCGCGACGGCGTGGGCGGCGTCTCCGAGGTGCTGTCCAAGGACAACAGCGAAGGCTTCCTGCTTCTCGAAGGCGGGCGCGCCGACGGCTTTGTCGCCGACGGCCAGATCCTGGCAACGCTGATCTCCAAGAGCAAGGAACCCGAGAAGTACAAGCTGCTGGACCAGGTCCTCGGTGTCGAACCCATCGCCATCATGTTCCGCAAGGGCGATCCGGCATTCAAGAAGGTCGTCGACGACAGCATCCTGGCACTCGCCAGGAGCGGTGAAGTCCCGCGCCTCTACGACAAGTGGTTCATGCAGCCGATTCCTCCGAACGGCTCGAAGGTGGGCCTGCCGGCCAACGCCATGACCAAGGCCGCCTGGGCTGCGCCATCGGACAAGCCGCTGGAGGCCTACGAGGCGCGCTGA
- a CDS encoding M20 aminoacylase family protein, whose translation MHTLLEQLHAQAGEFIGLRRDIHRHPELAFDEHRTSELVAGKLRQWGYEVEQGIGGTGVVGRLVRGNGTRRLGLRADMDALPIDEATGLPYASRHAGVMHACGHDGHTAMLLAAAHHLATRGHFDGTLNLVFQPAEEGGGGALRMMEDGLFDRYPCDAIFAMHNLPGLAQGRLALRDGPAMASSDYATVTLTGIGGHGAMPHRAADPIVAAASIVMALQTIVSRNIDPLQMAVVTVGAIHAGKANNVIPQDAVLEISVRALDRGVRSTLEARIRSLVAAQAESFGVAARTDWRPGYAVLVNTPGETALAREVALELVGADRVVLQGPAVPASEDFAFMLERVPGSYVQIGNGEGDGHGACMVHNPGYDFNDDNVAVGSAFWVLLAERFLRSVE comes from the coding sequence ATGCACACGCTATTGGAACAACTGCATGCGCAGGCCGGCGAATTCATCGGCCTGCGCCGCGACATCCACCGCCACCCGGAGCTGGCCTTCGACGAGCACCGCACTTCGGAGCTCGTGGCCGGCAAGCTGCGGCAATGGGGCTACGAGGTCGAGCAAGGCATCGGCGGCACGGGCGTTGTCGGCCGGCTGGTACGCGGCAACGGCACGCGCCGGCTCGGCCTGCGCGCCGACATGGACGCCTTGCCGATCGACGAAGCCACCGGCCTGCCCTACGCCAGCCGCCACGCCGGGGTGATGCATGCCTGCGGCCATGACGGCCACACCGCGATGCTGCTGGCGGCTGCGCACCATCTCGCCACGCGAGGGCACTTCGACGGAACGCTGAACCTGGTTTTCCAGCCGGCCGAGGAAGGCGGCGGCGGCGCGCTCCGGATGATGGAAGACGGCCTGTTCGACCGGTACCCGTGCGATGCGATCTTCGCGATGCACAACCTGCCGGGCCTGGCGCAAGGCCGATTGGCGTTGCGGGATGGCCCGGCGATGGCGTCGTCGGACTACGCCACGGTCACGCTCACCGGCATCGGCGGACACGGCGCCATGCCCCACCGCGCCGCGGATCCCATCGTGGCGGCGGCCAGCATCGTGATGGCCTTGCAGACCATCGTGTCGCGCAACATCGATCCGTTGCAGATGGCCGTGGTCACGGTCGGTGCCATCCATGCCGGCAAGGCCAACAACGTCATTCCCCAGGACGCCGTTCTAGAGATCAGCGTGCGCGCACTCGACCGCGGTGTGCGCAGCACCCTCGAAGCACGCATCAGGTCGCTGGTCGCGGCACAGGCCGAGAGCTTTGGCGTCGCTGCCCGCACCGACTGGCGGCCGGGCTATGCGGTGCTGGTCAACACGCCCGGAGAAACCGCGCTGGCGCGCGAGGTGGCGCTCGAACTGGTCGGCGCCGACCGGGTCGTGCTGCAGGGCCCCGCTGTGCCCGCCAGCGAAGACTTCGCCTTCATGCTCGAGCGCGTGCCCGGCAGCTATGTACAGATCGGCAATGGCGAAGGCGACGGCCATGGCGCCTGCATGGTGCACAACCCGGGCTACGACTTCAACGACGACAACGTGGCGGTGGGCTCGGCGTTCTGGGTGCTGTTGGCCGAGCGCTTCCTGCGGTCCGTGGAGTGA
- a CDS encoding VOC family protein, whose product MSSATARIPFHLAFPVRDIAEARAFYGELLGCPEGRSAPEWVDFDFHGHQIVAHLAPDECGHRQSSAVDGHDVPVRHFGAILPMDQWQLMADKLVARKTEFVIEPYVRFKGEPGEQATMFFLDPSGNAIEMKSFADLSSLFAR is encoded by the coding sequence ATGTCCTCCGCCACCGCCCGCATCCCATTCCACCTGGCGTTTCCAGTCCGCGACATTGCCGAAGCCCGCGCGTTCTACGGCGAACTGCTCGGCTGTCCCGAGGGCCGCAGTGCGCCGGAGTGGGTGGACTTCGATTTCCATGGCCACCAGATCGTGGCCCACCTGGCACCGGACGAGTGCGGTCATCGCCAGAGCAGTGCCGTCGACGGCCACGACGTGCCGGTTCGCCATTTCGGCGCGATCCTGCCGATGGACCAGTGGCAGCTCATGGCCGACAAACTCGTGGCGCGCAAGACCGAGTTCGTCATCGAGCCCTATGTCCGCTTCAAGGGCGAGCCCGGCGAGCAGGCGACGATGTTCTTTCTCGATCCCTCGGGCAATGCCATCGAGATGAAGTCCTTCGCCGACCTGAGCTCCCTCTTCGCACGCTGA
- a CDS encoding MFS transporter: MNTSQTMGLPEGPGARPAHAFSNDAVDPLARATARKAALAASVGTAIEYYEFGVYGYMAATIGPLFFPSTDATASLLAILAVFGSAFLMRPIGGIVLGRLGDRIGRRGILLVTVIGMGIATAAIGLLPVASTAGIAAPILLLAIRLVQGFFAGGEVTGAAAYVAESAPRGKRGFYGAFTPVGVAVGGALAAAACGLTSALLSAEQMQQWGWRIPFLLAIPMVIVSTAVRRRVEESAAFQEFQAHNEPTKAPLREVLTQHASKVLKVTALAFGQNVGYWVGLVFMNIYLTTYLKYDKTTVYWIMAAVGVTMAILMPFWGGLSDRWGRRRVLGIGFLGYMVLVWPMMILMDQQSIGLAALAMFIIALPLPIVQSVGYPTYAEQFPTRIRYTGMAFSFNIGAILGGGVTPYVATSLIASTGNLKSPAILLIAAAIFSLLALLTVRETSKDRLA, translated from the coding sequence ATGAACACTTCCCAAACGATGGGCTTGCCCGAGGGGCCGGGCGCACGGCCGGCGCATGCCTTCTCCAACGATGCGGTGGACCCGCTTGCCAGGGCGACTGCGCGCAAGGCGGCCCTTGCCGCGTCCGTGGGAACCGCCATCGAGTACTACGAGTTCGGCGTCTACGGCTACATGGCCGCCACCATCGGCCCGCTGTTCTTCCCGAGCACCGATGCGACCGCGTCGCTGCTGGCCATTCTTGCCGTCTTCGGAAGCGCGTTCCTGATGCGGCCGATCGGCGGCATTGTCCTGGGCCGCCTGGGTGACCGGATCGGCCGGCGCGGCATCCTGCTCGTCACGGTGATCGGCATGGGCATTGCCACCGCGGCCATCGGCCTCTTGCCCGTGGCCTCGACCGCGGGCATTGCCGCGCCCATCCTGCTGCTCGCCATACGCCTCGTGCAGGGCTTCTTCGCCGGGGGCGAAGTCACGGGCGCAGCCGCTTACGTGGCAGAGTCGGCGCCTCGCGGCAAGCGGGGCTTCTACGGCGCCTTCACGCCGGTGGGCGTTGCCGTGGGAGGCGCCCTGGCTGCCGCGGCATGCGGCCTGACCTCCGCCCTGTTGAGCGCCGAGCAGATGCAGCAATGGGGCTGGCGAATTCCGTTCCTGCTTGCGATACCGATGGTGATCGTGTCGACCGCCGTCAGGCGCCGGGTCGAGGAATCCGCGGCATTCCAGGAGTTCCAGGCACACAACGAACCGACCAAGGCACCACTGCGCGAAGTGCTGACGCAACATGCGTCGAAGGTGCTGAAGGTGACGGCACTGGCGTTCGGCCAGAACGTCGGCTACTGGGTGGGCCTGGTCTTCATGAACATCTATCTGACCACCTACCTCAAGTACGACAAGACGACCGTCTACTGGATCATGGCCGCGGTCGGCGTGACCATGGCCATCCTCATGCCGTTCTGGGGCGGCCTCTCGGACCGCTGGGGCCGTCGCCGTGTTCTGGGGATCGGCTTCCTGGGGTACATGGTCCTGGTCTGGCCCATGATGATCCTGATGGACCAGCAAAGCATCGGCCTCGCGGCGCTGGCGATGTTCATCATTGCCTTGCCTCTGCCCATCGTGCAGTCGGTCGGCTATCCGACCTATGCGGAGCAGTTTCCGACCCGCATCCGATACACCGGCATGGCATTCAGCTTCAACATCGGCGCGATCCTCGGAGGCGGCGTGACACCGTATGTGGCCACGAGCCTGATTGCCTCGACCGGCAACCTGAAATCCCCCGCGATCCTGCTGATTGCCGCGGCGATCTTCAGCCTGCTTGCCTTGCTGACGGTGCGGGAAACCTCAAAGGATCGTCTCGCCTAG
- a CDS encoding tripartite tricarboxylate transporter substrate binding protein — protein sequence MKLLSRRASAFLLAGLLLSAATAHAQTYPAKPVSLMVPYPAGGPSDATARIFTVPLGAALGQQVVVENLGGVSGAMAAQKVLAAPANGYYIFQGSPNEVILSPLANAAVKLKTEDFRLVHPVSEAVMVFVTRKDLPVNSVDELVALARKSSAAPLTYGSVGIGSLYHLILESVQQQAGIKLVHAPYKGNAPLLQDIGGGQVDFAVLVYSAAMGAMADQGRLKVIGQLGAQRSELLRNVPAASEGKELKNFSYKIWSGFMVPKSTPEDVVQLLHKAVGATLKDPEVRSQLAAQTQLASAPMTLAESSRFFEEETARYRAIARSINLQPQ from the coding sequence ATGAAGCTGCTGTCCCGACGCGCGAGCGCCTTTCTTCTTGCCGGCCTGCTGCTGTCGGCTGCCACGGCCCATGCGCAGACCTATCCGGCCAAGCCGGTCAGCCTGATGGTCCCGTACCCGGCCGGCGGCCCGTCCGACGCCACGGCCCGCATCTTCACCGTGCCGCTGGGCGCGGCGCTGGGGCAGCAGGTGGTGGTGGAAAACCTCGGCGGCGTCAGCGGCGCGATGGCAGCGCAGAAAGTGCTGGCGGCACCGGCGAACGGCTACTACATCTTCCAGGGCTCGCCCAACGAGGTGATCCTCTCGCCCCTGGCCAATGCGGCGGTCAAGCTCAAGACCGAGGACTTCCGCCTCGTGCATCCGGTCTCCGAAGCGGTGATGGTGTTCGTCACGCGCAAGGACCTGCCGGTCAACAGCGTCGACGAGCTGGTCGCGCTCGCGCGCAAGTCCAGCGCGGCGCCGCTGACCTACGGCAGCGTGGGCATCGGTTCGCTCTACCACCTGATCCTGGAGAGCGTGCAGCAGCAGGCCGGCATCAAGCTCGTGCATGCGCCCTACAAGGGCAACGCGCCGCTGCTGCAGGACATCGGCGGCGGGCAGGTGGACTTCGCCGTCCTGGTGTACAGCGCGGCCATGGGCGCGATGGCGGACCAGGGCAGGCTCAAGGTGATCGGCCAGCTCGGCGCGCAGCGCTCCGAGCTGCTCCGGAACGTGCCGGCAGCGAGCGAAGGCAAGGAGCTGAAAAACTTCTCCTACAAGATCTGGAGCGGCTTCATGGTGCCCAAGAGCACGCCGGAAGACGTGGTGCAGCTGCTGCACAAGGCCGTCGGCGCGACGCTGAAGGACCCCGAGGTGCGCTCGCAGCTGGCGGCCCAGACGCAACTGGCCTCGGCACCGATGACGCTTGCGGAATCGTCGAGGTTCTTCGAGGAAGAAACGGCGCGCTACCGCGCCATCGCCCGGTCGATCAACCTGCAGCCGCAGTGA
- a CDS encoding LysR family transcriptional regulator has translation MISELRTFIAVCKHGTFAAAGDRIGLTQSAVSSQIKRLEEALGFELFDRTGRSATLNVAGQTTLPRVEEICALFAKLGELPEDNATRGLLRIGSIASAQPTLLARALEGLRKAFPLVRVHVSPGVSMRLMDDLDAGKIDAAVIIRPPFGMPPDLTWQALIHEPYVLVVPKTAPATKDWRQLIQQQPFLRYDRASFGGRMVEGFLRREGIAVNDAIEIDEIAGLIHLASKGLGVALVPLVEAHLPLPAGVRIVPLGEFTFYREIGLLQRKPRASPPMVAHFAQHLRDAADAQPGSPLVPKRRSAAKPGRTRAL, from the coding sequence GTGATCAGCGAACTCAGAACCTTCATCGCCGTGTGCAAGCACGGCACCTTCGCCGCTGCGGGAGACCGTATCGGCCTCACGCAGTCCGCCGTGAGCAGCCAGATCAAACGGCTCGAGGAAGCACTGGGGTTCGAGCTGTTCGATCGAACCGGGCGCTCGGCCACCTTGAACGTTGCGGGCCAGACGACCCTTCCGCGCGTGGAAGAGATCTGTGCGCTGTTCGCAAAGTTGGGGGAACTCCCCGAAGACAACGCCACGCGCGGATTGCTGCGCATCGGCTCGATCGCCTCGGCCCAGCCCACCTTGCTGGCACGCGCACTCGAAGGGCTTCGCAAAGCCTTTCCCCTGGTACGCGTCCATGTGTCGCCGGGCGTTTCGATGCGCCTGATGGACGACCTCGACGCGGGCAAGATCGATGCGGCGGTGATCATCCGGCCCCCGTTCGGCATGCCTCCCGACCTGACGTGGCAGGCCCTGATCCACGAGCCCTATGTGCTGGTCGTGCCCAAGACTGCGCCTGCGACGAAGGACTGGCGCCAGCTGATCCAGCAGCAGCCGTTCCTGCGCTACGACCGGGCCTCTTTCGGCGGGCGCATGGTCGAGGGCTTTCTTCGCCGCGAGGGCATCGCGGTCAACGATGCCATCGAGATCGACGAGATCGCGGGGTTGATCCACCTCGCGTCCAAGGGCCTCGGCGTTGCGCTTGTGCCGCTGGTCGAGGCGCACCTGCCCCTGCCTGCAGGCGTGCGCATCGTCCCGCTCGGGGAGTTCACCTTCTATCGGGAGATCGGCCTGCTTCAGCGCAAGCCGCGCGCCAGTCCGCCGATGGTGGCGCATTTTGCGCAGCACCTGCGCGATGCGGCAGACGCGCAGCCGGGCAGTCCGCTCGTGCCGAAACGCCGATCCGCAGCCAAGCCGGGCCGGACGCGCGCACTTTAG
- a CDS encoding 5-oxoprolinase subunit PxpA — MASIDFNSDVGESYGVYRLGDDAAVLDHVTSANVACGMHAGDPQTIAATVALAVARGVSIGAHPGFADLQGFGRRPMQLGRDELHHLVVYQIGALQAFCTAAGTRLAHVKTHGALYNMAARDPAMARAVADAVRAVDPQLVFYGLAGSELVRSAREAGLAVAEEVFADRSYQDDGALTPRSHPGALITDIRQSVAQVLRMVRSGVVRSVHGVDVPVRPDTLCIHGDQPDAANFARAIRQALEAEGVSVRPASRRAIALGPASPLTPGAHA; from the coding sequence GTGGCGTCCATTGACTTCAACAGCGACGTGGGCGAGAGCTACGGGGTCTACCGGCTCGGCGACGACGCGGCGGTGCTGGACCACGTGACCTCCGCCAACGTGGCCTGCGGCATGCACGCCGGAGACCCGCAGACCATCGCCGCGACCGTCGCGCTGGCAGTCGCCCGAGGCGTGTCGATCGGGGCGCATCCCGGCTTTGCCGATCTCCAGGGATTCGGACGGCGGCCGATGCAACTGGGGCGCGATGAGCTGCACCACCTGGTGGTCTACCAGATCGGCGCCCTGCAAGCCTTTTGCACGGCGGCCGGAACGCGCCTGGCGCACGTCAAGACACATGGCGCGCTCTACAACATGGCGGCGCGCGATCCGGCAATGGCGCGCGCTGTGGCGGACGCCGTGCGTGCCGTGGATCCGCAGCTGGTCTTCTACGGCCTTGCCGGGTCTGAGCTGGTCCGCAGTGCCCGGGAGGCGGGACTCGCCGTGGCCGAAGAAGTGTTCGCGGACCGCAGCTACCAGGACGACGGCGCCCTGACGCCGCGATCGCACCCCGGTGCCCTGATCACCGACATCCGGCAATCCGTGGCGCAGGTGCTGCGCATGGTTCGCTCGGGCGTGGTGCGTTCGGTCCACGGCGTGGACGTGCCGGTGCGGCCCGACACGCTGTGCATCCATGGCGACCAACCCGACGCCGCAAATTTTGCGCGCGCGATCCGCCAGGCACTCGAAGCGGAGGGCGTGTCCGTTCGACCAGCGAGCCGACGCGCCATCGCCCTCGGGCCGGCTTCCCCCCTCACCCCTGGAGCCCACGCATGA
- a CDS encoding acetyl-CoA carboxylase biotin carboxyl carrier protein subunit has product MSQEIEIRTDTAGTLLKIVAAPNAPLAAGDDIAIMESMKMEIPLQAPAAGFVAEFFFDEGALLEEDAVLARFVAS; this is encoded by the coding sequence ATGAGCCAAGAGATCGAGATCCGCACAGACACCGCAGGCACGCTCCTGAAAATCGTTGCCGCGCCGAATGCACCTCTGGCCGCGGGGGACGACATCGCGATCATGGAGTCCATGAAGATGGAGATTCCGCTGCAGGCGCCGGCAGCGGGATTCGTCGCCGAGTTCTTCTTCGACGAGGGGGCATTGCTTGAAGAAGATGCCGTCCTCGCGCGCTTCGTGGCCAGTTGA
- a CDS encoding biotin-dependent carboxyltransferase family protein, protein MIEVLKPGALSTFQDLGRFGHQHHGIPVSGVMDERSHRLACMLVGNPPSEATLEVTLLGPTLRFEVPAVIAVCGADLGATLGGRALPLGAPVSVAAGDLLAFGKRANGLRAYIAVAGGYALRPVMGSTSTYVRGGFGGAQGGPLQKGDRIALGGAPTPALPPGASGFTFPDEVQRAPGAPIRIVPGREWEAFEPQAHRAMAEQVFRVSPRSDRMGYRLECEPLRLLEPLELQSEAVGFGTVQVPPDGHPIVLLADRQTTGGYPRIANVAAVDLPCMAQLIAGEPVRFEWISLDAAQALAVAQGKIFRTMEAGRGVH, encoded by the coding sequence ATGATCGAAGTCCTCAAGCCCGGTGCCCTGTCGACCTTTCAAGACCTGGGCCGCTTCGGCCACCAGCACCATGGCATTCCGGTCTCCGGCGTCATGGACGAACGCTCGCACCGGCTGGCATGCATGCTGGTCGGCAACCCGCCCTCGGAAGCCACGCTGGAGGTCACGCTGCTCGGCCCCACGCTGAGGTTCGAGGTGCCCGCCGTGATTGCCGTGTGCGGTGCAGACCTGGGAGCCACGCTCGGTGGCAGGGCATTGCCGCTCGGCGCACCGGTTTCGGTGGCCGCGGGCGACCTGCTCGCCTTCGGCAAGCGGGCCAACGGATTGCGCGCCTACATCGCGGTGGCCGGCGGCTACGCGCTCCGGCCGGTCATGGGCAGCACGAGCACCTACGTTCGCGGCGGCTTCGGCGGCGCGCAAGGCGGTCCGCTGCAAAAGGGTGACCGCATCGCGCTCGGCGGCGCGCCCACGCCCGCTTTGCCGCCGGGCGCAAGCGGCTTCACGTTCCCGGACGAAGTGCAGCGTGCACCCGGGGCGCCGATCCGCATCGTCCCCGGCAGGGAGTGGGAGGCATTCGAGCCCCAGGCGCACCGTGCCATGGCCGAGCAGGTCTTCCGCGTCAGTCCGCGCTCCGATCGCATGGGCTATCGACTGGAATGCGAGCCCTTGCGCTTGCTGGAGCCCCTGGAGCTGCAGTCCGAGGCGGTGGGCTTCGGGACCGTCCAGGTTCCACCGGACGGGCATCCGATCGTCTTGCTGGCGGACCGCCAGACCACGGGCGGCTACCCCCGCATCGCGAATGTCGCGGCAGTCGATCTTCCGTGCATGGCGCAGCTCATTGCCGGCGAGCCGGTGCGCTTCGAATGGATCTCGCTGGACGCAGCCCAGGCGCTTGCGGTGGCGCAGGGCAAGATCTTCCGGACGATGGAGGCAGGCCGTGGCGTCCATTGA